The following DNA comes from Methanothermus fervidus DSM 2088.
AATGGAATTCCTGACAATTTTACTATGGGAGGAATATGTGCAGGAGCTTCAGGAAGATTTCTTGAAATTACAGCACGAAGATTGGGAGTTGATATTGAAGATCTTGGAGATTTAGCTGTTAAAGGTAACTACCGGAATGTTCCTATGGATAGTTACTGTATAGTGTTTGGAATACAGGATTTAGTTACTTCTTTAGCAGCCGGAGCAAAAAAAGAAGATGTTGCTGCAGCAGCATGTCATTCAGTTGCAGAACAAGTTTATGAACAACAATTACAAGAAGTTGATATCAGAGAACCAATTATAGAGGTGGGTGGTACATCCTTAATTAAAGGATTAGTAGAGGCTGTAAGTGATATTCTTGGTGGTGCAGAGGTAATAGTACCTAATTATTCACAATATATAGGGGCTGTAGGTTCAGCATTGTTAGTTTCAGGAATTATTAAATAATTATTTCAAAACATCATACAACCTTAATTTATACTCTCCTAATTTTCCACCATAATTTCCTGCAGAAATTCTTAAGACACCATCAACAGTAGTTGCAGCTTCTATGCCAACTTTCATTGCTTCCTTAATTTTATCTTCTTTCAATCCATTTATAACAATTTCAGGGATATATTTAACACCTTCAGGCACCTTAGAATCTTTTCCAAGTCTAGATTTTAATGATGGACAATAAGGATGATTTGTTGTTGGTCCTATCCAAGGATAATTTGTTTCTGGTTTTGACGCAGCTGAACATACATCAAAAGGTGTAATAACATAATCTATTTTATTTATAGCCTTTATAATTTTTTCACCTGCTTCTAAAACAGCTTCTTTGGTTTCACACATATACCAAAAATTTGCACCCATTATTCCTTTTTGATAACCAATTTTCCTCTCAATTTTGAAGTCAGGCACTGTAATCGGTACAACAATCATTTTTCTTCCATATAACTCTTCTTCCCATTCATATCCATCTCCACAATGTCCAACATATTTCATAGTGTCGATATGTCCATCAGCATCTAATTCTAAATTAAATAATGTTGTGAATGGTTTAACTAAAATATCTTGTCTAATCCTATATGATAACTCTACTTCAAATTTTTTTAAATCTTTTTTTCCAAACCAAAATTGTAAAATGGCACCAGGTCTTCCATCAGGAGTCTTAGACTTATCTACAAATTTTTCAACTCCTCCTTCGATTCTTCCTATTACAGCTCCAGGCGTTGATGTTGCATCATAAGCTGCTTTCTTTAAAGTATTTTTATCTTCTGCTGTAATCAATACCCTAGCACAAACTCCATAAAAAGCCTCACAAAAAGTATCTTCAATAAAAACATCGTTGATATACACTAACCCAGACCTCCTATTTTCTCTCCTCTAATGTTTTTTCTCATCTCTAAACTTCTTTCAGATATTTTGTCAATGTCTACCATCTCAGGTAAGACAATCGTTGGTTTTGTTTTAAGCATATTTTTAAATTCAGGACAATATTTTTGTATAGCATTTTCAGGATCTTTACAATAATATTTTACAAATTCAAAAACTTCTTCTCTGCTACACATTGAATGTAATTTTGATAAAACTATTAATGGATCAGTTGTTGGAGAAATTACCACTATATTTGCTTCTTTAACTGCAAATTCATTGCCATTAAAAGAAATTGCCAATCCTTCACTTCTTAAAAACCTAAAAACTTCAATGTCTGTTATGCTATCGCCTATATATAGCGTTTCCTCCTTTTTTGAATTGTTTTTCCTTATAATTTCTTTTGTAATTTCTTTCTTTTTTTTACTACCTATAATTTCAACATCGTTAAAAATTTTACCTATCTCCATCTTTGGAATCTCTTCAAAAAATATTTTGTCTAGTGTTTCAATGTCAGGGTTTGAAAGGATGATTTTTCTAAATTCAATAATTTTCTTTTTTTCTTCAGGAGGTAAATTATATTTATCTAACTGTAATTTTGTACTATAAGTGTTGTCAAAAGGAAAGTTAACTAAATCACACAGCGCCTTTATATAATGTTCATAGCTTGTACTAACAATAAATGAGTTCATTAAGGATGAAACATGCTTCAACATATGCTTTGCATTAGGTACCAAATTTATATTATCTTTAGAATACTTAATCATGGATTCATCAGTGGCCCCATATGCCTTTAAAAAAGGCAATATTAATTTGAGTGTGTTTCCAGCTTGGTATCCTGGTCTTTTAATTTCTTCTGCTAAAATATCGTCATATTTACTTACTATTTCGAAGAATTTATCCCCCTCTGGTATAAAATATGAAGATAATTCAAATGCATTGTCATTGAGTGTTATAGGTCCTTCACAATCACTTATAAAAAGTTTCATTTTTTACCCGCTCCTCATATTTCTTAAATCCATTTAAATTCCTTGGAATTCCATCTGTAGCTCCAAATTTTTTTATACAACATGAAGCTACATAATTACCAAGCATACAAGATTTCCTTAAACTATAATTATTTAAATAACCATATAAAAATCCTGCATTAAATGCGTCGCCAGCGCCTGTGGTATCTACACATTTAACTTTTAAAGTCGGCACAAATAACTCTAAATTTTTAGTTCTTAAATATACACTATTTTTACCCCTCTTAACAACTATTATGTCCACATAATCTAATAGAGAATTAGCTGCTCTTTTATAATCTTCCTCGTCACACAATATTCTTATTTCTTTCTCATTGATCAATAGTATGTTTGTTTTCTCCAAAAATTCTCTTAATGCCTTTTCACCCATTCTCACATATAACATTCCTGGATCAAAACTTACTGTTGTTCTTGAATCTATTTTATTTAATATTGATTTTTGAGTTTTAAATGAAATTTTTCCAACAAATGACGTCAAATGTAAAATTTTAGTTGAAAAACAAATTTTCTCTATTTCATCAATTGTAATGGTGTCATTAACGCCTGGATCAACATATATAGCCCTATTTCCACTTCTATCTACAAAAACAAAAACTTTTCCACTTCTACCATCTGAAGAAGTTATTAAACACCTAGTATCAACGCCCTCATCAAGTAATCTATTTTTTATGAATTTACCTTCTTCATCCTTAGCAATTTTACCTATGTATGCGCATTTAACACCTAACCTACTCAATCCGATTATAGTGTTTGCTGCAGAGCCACCAATATATCTTTTTTGACTTCTTATGGATGTTTCTTCATCAACTCCAGCTATTTCATCAACTAAATATATATTATCAACATTAAGAGCTCCAAAACCAACTACATCATATTTCATGCTCCCAACTATTCAAGTTTTGAAAATAAACGCCATATATCTGGATATTTATCTTTAATGGCCTTTTCTATCAAAGTTGAAGCTTCTTTACTTATACTAAACCCTGGTTTTGTCTTTTTCAAATATCTTAAAACTGCAGCTGCCCTCATAGACCACAATGTTATTCTGGGATTATTTTTAACTTCTCTTATAACTTCTTCAACCTTTTTATCTTTTAACATTGTTCCAAGGCTTTCATCCTCTGTTTTTATCAATGCATCAAGGCCCTTTCCAAGGCTTTTATTTCTTTTCATTATCTTCCTCCAATTTAATCAACTCTTTTGCTAACTTAAAGTATGCTTTAGAACCATTACAATCTTTATCATAAATTATGCATGGCATCCCGTGACTTGGAGCTTCTGCTAAACGTATATTTCGTGGTATTGTTGTCTTAAAAATATATTCTTTTGAAGAAAAGAAATTTTTAACTTCTTGATAAACTTCCCTGGCTAGACGTGTTCTTCTATCATATAATGTCAACAATATACCTTTTATTGGGCACGGACTATTTAAACGATTCTCAACTAACTTAATAGTTCTTAATAGATCAGCTATTCCTTCTAATGCATAATATTCCGTCTGTATTGGTATTATAACACTATCACATGCAACCAATGCATTCAATGTCAATATTCCCAAAGATGGGGGCGTGTCAATAAATATATAATCATAATCATTCTTTATTGGATCTATCGCTTCTTTAAGCACTGCATGAGATCCTATTTGGCTAATAAGTTCTACTTCTGCCCCACTGAGGTCAAGATTACTTGGAATAATATAAAGATTAGGAATGGATGTTTTCCTAATGACCTCCTCTGCTTTTGCTTCTCCACAAATAATTGAATATACACTACTATCTAACTTAAATTTATTTATTCCAAAACCTGTTGTTGCATTTGCTTGTGGATCCATATCTATTACAAGAATTTTCTTGTTTAAAGATGCAAGTGCAGCCGATAAATTCACTGCCGTTGTAGTCTTACCACAACCGCCTTTTTGATTTGTTATTGATATTATTTCACCCATTAAGATCCTCCAAATTAATTAATCATGCCTCTTTCAATCTTAATGTTTATTGGATCTAATGGTTTATTAACATCTACTCCTTTTTCGTTAGCCCATTTTTCTATTCCCTTCAGAAGAAATCTTAAACCTAATTTTATCAAAGGAGAAATCAATGTAGCTAACAAACCTTTTTTTACCATTTTAAATCCTCGTCTAAATTCCCAAAGAATCTGTTTCCAGGCATGGTAAATATGTAATAACTCTCCCTTTGTTAATTCCTCATTGATGTTAAAAAACTCTTTATCTTTTAAATATCCCATTGGTACAAAAGAAAGCGGTACAACTACAAAATGTGCCTTTTTACCCAATTTCTCTCTCAATACCTTTCTCATCGTAATTATCAGTCTTGCTGTATAAATTTCATCCTCCTCTGTTGCACCAGGCAAGCCCACAATACTTGTATAAGCAGGGAACCAAAAATATTTATTGAGAAGGTAGGTACCATTTAACAATACTTGTGGCCATTCATCAACATTGAATGGTTTTGCTTTATTACTTGCAATTTTCTTTAATAAAGATGGTGAGGCAGTTTCAAATCCTATTTGGACACCTACCCATCTATTTGGGCCAGCATTATTTAATTTTGCTATCTCTTTTATAATTCTAGGTGCAGCTAATGCACTAGCAATATTTGCATGAGTAGGATTTGCATAATTTACAATTTTAAGAACTTCCTTAAATAAGTTGATTACAGCTTCTTCATTTGGATTATATTCCTTTTTATCTTCTAGCATGTAACTAAATATATCCTCACTATGGAGCCATGCGTTGTTTTGTCCAGCACTTTTATTTACTTTAATCTCTCTAATAATCTTCTTAATTGGATAGTATCTTACTTTCCTAATATTAGGATCACAAAATTTACATCCGCGACCACAACCTCTCATAACTTCTACCATTCCTTTATATGATGGGCCTACAATAGTTGGTATTTCATTTGCAGATGGTTGGTCCCTAATGAGAATTATCTCATCAGCTTTCTCAACCTCAATATCTTTAAATATTTCAGCAATTTTATGTTCTGTTTCACCAATTATTAAATGATCAATTTTTAATTTTTTCATTTCATATTCTTTGGCTTTTAATTGCCAAGCCCCAGAACCTCCAACTACAATTTTAAAATCTAAATTTTTTCTTTCCCTATAACTATTTATTCTATCAACAAGCGATGTAAACTTTATTTTTGTATAAGATGGAAATCTTCCACCCTCAGTAAACATCATTGTAAGTGGTCCTAAACCCAATGGATCCATAGCTGTAACAGCCACTATCTTTGTATTTTCATCAATAAATTTTTCTACATATTTAGGATGAACGACTGCTACTTCGTCTCTTCTATACTTTTTAAGTAATGCTGCTTCTACCTTACGTAAAGAATATGGTGCAAAAATTAGTCTGCCATTTTTATGTGGGACTTGAGTATCTATAATTCTATAAAGTATTGGAGGTATTCTTTGTGGAGGTACACATCCTAGAAAATCCGAAAGTGGTAAATTTCTATAAGTTGATGTTAATGTTTCGTCAGCAGTTAAAACAATTTTCAATATTTATTCCCTCTTTTTCATTATTAAATTCAACAATAATTTATGTTTTAAGAAAAAATAAAATTTTTCAAACTTAACTTTAAGAATTAAGGGGATAGCCATGACTAAAGTAGAGAAGATATTTTTAATAATTGCATTAATTTATGGAATACTTTTTTCATTTTTGGTGCCGCCATTTCAAGTACCTGATGAGAAATGGCATTTCTATAAGGCTTTTTCTATTAGTGAAGGACATATATTTCCAACAAAATATGTTGTCGTTCCAAAAAATGTTAAAGTTGTTGTAGATACATTCAATTCTGTTAAAGACGTCCAAAAGAAAATTTATGAAAGTTTAAATTTACCAATAACACAAAATAAAGTCGCTGTAGATATATCAAATGTTTCTATTTATCCACCTATTCCATATTTGTTTTCCTCTCTGATTTTTATGGCGTTAAAATCATTTTCACCCTTAATTTTAATGTATATAGCAAGACTTGTAAATTTAATTGTCTGGATAACCCTTCTATATTTTGCAATAAAAATTACACCCATACATAAAAGATTATTTTTAGCATTGTCATTAATGCCTATGACAATTCATCAAGCTGCATCACTGTCTCCAGATAGTTTTACAATTGGTATTTCGTTTCTTGCTATTGCAGTTATATACAATTATGTATTTGGGGAAGAAAAAATAAAAAGAAGAGATTTTGCTTTAATTTTAATTTTAATGTTAATTCTCGCATTCTCTAAGCCAGGTTATGCACTTTTATCATTGATTTTTTTGATGATACCTAGTGATAAGTTTCCAAAGAGAACCAAAATTTTAGACTTCATAGTAATAATTTTTGTTGTATTTTCACTTCTCGTAGTCTGGTGTATTTCATTCAAAGGATATTATACTCCAAGTGAAGATCCAGCAGTTCGGCCTAACTTACAATTTAATTATGTTGTCACACATCCACTAGAATTTATAAAAATCCTTGGAAACACAATATCAACAAAATTAAATTTATATTTAATAATGTTTGTTGGGTGTTTTGGACATCTAAACGTTTATTTACCTGAATTTCTTGTTTATGCATACCTCTTCATGTTATTTTTTATTTCACTTAGTGACAATGCTAAATTTGAAATACATAATAAACAAAAACTAATAGCATTTTTTACTTTCTTATTGCTTTCATTTCTCATATTTTTATTTGAGTATCTAACTTGGACACCTGTGGGGTATAATACAATACTAGGAGTTCAAGGAAGGTACTTTATACCTATTTCTCCTTTATTCTTCATGATTTTCCATAATAAAACTGTCAAAAAGCTAAAAATTAAAACTAATCGTGCTTTAACAATATTAATATTGTTTATTCTCTTTTGTCTTTCCTTCAGCGTTTTTAAACTTTTGGAATATTACTGGTTGTGAACACTTCTATGGAACCTCTAGTAGAGTATTATCCTAAACAGCTACTTCAACAGTATTCACATGCTAATATATAATTCCCAACTTATTTTCCATAGCTTAGACTCTTGAATTTACTTCCTAAATCAGTTATTATAGGCAAAGAATTTGCTAAGATATCAACATTTTGGCAAATCATGATTTTACTATAAAATACTTTTCAGTTCTCATCTTCACGCTTTGTATGGAGACTTCTTGCCGATAGAGTTTAAAATTAAAAATAATAATCTTTATATATTAGATTTATTTAACATTGTTTTAACAAAACAACTATAATAAAATTTTTTTTGAACAATGTATATCATGGATAACAAATTTTAATAATCAAAAAAGTAATTTTTTTAATGTTAATTTTTTTAAGGAGGTACTTAGATTGTGTGGAATAGCAGGGATCGTATGTAAAGATAAAAAAGTGCATAATGTAGGTAAATTGATGACTAAAATGCTTCAAACACTACAACATAGAGGCCCTGATTCTGCAGGTTTTGCAATATATGGTGGATTAAAATTGAAAAAAAATGAATATTTATTAAACATTGAAGTAAAAGAAAAACCAGGATTACTAGATAGTGTCAAAAAAGTTATAGAGAGTGTCACAAAAATAAAAAAAGAAAAAATAATTCCTTCAGTTGAAGAATATGTTATTTATCGTTGTATAATCACCCTAAACTCATATTCAGAATTAAAACCATTAATAGTTGAGATAGATAAAATAGAAGGTGCAACTGTACTTAGTGGAAGCCATTCATTTGAGATGATAAAAGATGTTGGGTCTGTAGTTGAAATTGCTGATCGCTATGATACATGGTCAAAGAAAGGTACTCATGCCATAGGTCATACAAGGTTTTCAACAGAGAGTATTGTAGATAGGTATCATGCACACCCATTCCAAAGTTATATAGTCCCTGATATTACAGTTGTTCATAATGGTCAAATAACAAATTATTGGAAAATAAGAGATCCTTTAGAAAGGAAAGGTCACATATTTGAAACAACAAACGATACAGAATGTATAGTTCATTATATAGCCGATAAACTTGCAGATGGATATTCTCTTGAAGAAGCATTAGAAGAATCTGTTAAAGACATGGATGGTCCATTTTCTTATATTATAGCCACTCCAACAGGTATAGGAATTGCAAAAGATAAACTTGGCTTACGTCCTGGAGTAATGGCAGAAGATGACAATGTTTTTGCAATAGCATCTGAAGAAGTAGCATTAAGAGAAGTTGTAGATACTAGGTGTGTAGAACAAATAAACCCTGGTGAAGTAAGGGTTTATGAATTTTAATCTACAATCATAAGGTGACTATATGAAAGAAGTAGTTATTGATGCTGAATCAAAAACCCCTAGAGAGGTCAATAGTTCTTTAAAAAAATTAGCAGAAAAATATGATAGGATAATTATCGAAAATCCTAATGCAATGCATTATCTTGCAGCAGGGCTTACTAAAAAAGTTGAAGTTATTATTAATGGATCTGCAGGGTACTTTGTAGGAACAATGATTCATGGCCCAAAAATAGAAGTAAAAGGAAATGCTGGCTGGTTCCCTGCAGATAATATGACTAAAGGCAAAGTTATAATTCATGGATCAGCTGGAGACGGAGTTGGGCAGGGAATATATGGAGGTACAGTGATTGTAAAAGGAGATGCAGGGTCAAGAACTGGAGAGATAATGAAAAATGGGACAATAATAATTGGTGGCAACTCTGGATTTATGACAGGTCTTTTTATGATGGGTGGACGCATTGTTGTTTTAGGAGATTTAGGAAAAGATGCTGGAGAGTCAATAATAAGAGGAAAAATTTATGTTAGAGGGGAAATACAAAGTTTAGGGAAAAATGCAAGAGTTGAAGAGATAAACGTCAAAGACGAAGAAGAATTAAATAAAATATTGAATGAAAATGGATTCAACATAAAAAAATCAGAATATGATGAATTTAAAAAAATTGTTCCAAAAAGTAAAAGACCATTTTATGGTAAACAATCGGAGGAAGGATAAAAATGGGTGGTGAAGATAAGATTGCGATGGTAGGCACTCCCTGTCAAATAATAGCAGCAACACTTATGGAAAAATATTCATCACAACTTAAAAGGAATTTCCCGATTGATATAAAGATAGGTTTGTTTTGTATGGAAAATTTTTCTTATGAATATCTCAAAAAACTGTTACATTCATATGGAATAAAATTTCGAGATGTAGTTTCATGTAGAATAGAAGGAAGCAATGCATACTTTCATCTCATAAATAAAGACGTTGTTTCCATACCTCTCAGTACTTTAAGAAAAAGTATGCGTAAAAGCTGTAAAATTTGTATGGATTTTACATCTGAACTAGCTGATATATCAGTAGGTTCTGTAGGTTCTCCAAAAGGATGGTCAACAGTAATCATAAGATCTGAAAAAGGTTTAAAATTAGTTGAAAAAGCTAAAAAAGCTAAATACATTGAAACAAAAATGTTAGATGCAGACAGATTAAATTTAATAGAAAAGTTAGCTAAAATTAAAAAAAATAAAAATCTTGAAGAAATTAAAAATAGGGAAAGAGTGGCAAGACCTGTTATGTATTGGAGAATCATGCCTGAAGAAATTTTTCTTAATGAAGTAGAAAATTATCAATTTAAGGATTTAAAGGGAGACGTTATAGATGTAGGCGCTTGTGTATTATGTGGAGCCTGTTTCTTTTCCTGTCCTGAAGATATCATAAAAATTGAAGATAGGAAACCAGAAATAAACGGTAAATGTCCTCCAGGTTGCAATGCTTGTTATATAGCATGTCCAAGATCATATGTGCCTGATTGTATAGTAAATCATGAAGATGCATATTCGGCATTGGGAAATTATATAGAAATAATATCTGCTAGATCTCCGTTTTTTAAAGGACAAGATGGTGGTGTAGTAACAGCATTATTAGCTTGTGCATTGTCTGAAAAAATAGTAAACAAAGTATTAATAGTAGATAAGGATCCTGAAAAGCCATGGAAACCTTTACCAATCCTCACAGATAAAATTGACGATGTTGTAAAGGCATCTGGTACTAAATATTCTGTATGTCCTATATTCAAAGCATTAAAAGAATAAATAAGGAGATAATTATATGCCATTCAAAGTTGAAAGAAAAGAAAACATATGTAAAAGAGATTTTGACAGGCCTGGTTGTTGTTGGTATCTTTGTGATAATAGAGATGAAAATTTATGTAAAGATTGTTTTTCATGCTATAACAACTGCCCTCACAATGTTTATGAAATTATTAATGGTGAACCATTCCCAATATGGCATGAAAGATGTGTTGGATGTCGTATATGTGAAGAAATGTGTCCTAATAATGCAATAGAAGTTCACGCAGTACCTGAAGACAGAAGGAATGTCTGGTCATATGCTGATTTAGTGGAAATACAGAGAAAAGCTGAAGAAGGAACATATAAAGTTAGAGGATGTGGAGCAACAAGAAAAGTTCCTACCTTTGATGATCTTGTAATTGTACCTGCACAAGTTTCAAGGCCTCCTATAGATAAATACAGAGAACCATGTAATACCAAAGTTGTTTTAGGAGATAGGTATGCTGAAAAACCTTTAGAATTAGATACTCCAATAATGATAGCCGCAATGTCCTTTGGGGCAATTAGTAAGGAAGCCAAAATAGCATTGGCAATGGGTGCAACATTGGCAGGTACAGCCACAAACACAGGCGAAGGAGGCATGTTACCTGAAGAAAGAAAATATGCTTCAAAACTTATAGCACAGTATGCATCAGGGCGTTTTGGTGTATCAGCTGAATATCTCAACAATGCAGATGCTATAGAAATTAAAATAGGTCAGGGTGCAAAAGCAGGAATGGGAGGACATTTATTAGGAGAAAAGGTTGTAGCTGAAGTAGCAGAGATAAGAATGATACCAGAAGGTACGGATGCCCTTAGTCCTGCAAGACATATGGATATAGTTGGACCTGAAGATCTCAGCATGAAAATTTCACAACTACGAGAAATAACAGACTGGAAGGTGCCAATAATAGTTAAATTCACATCAGGGCGTGTAAGTGACGATGTAAAAATTGCTGCGAAGGCAGGAGCAGATATTGTCGTCGTTGATGGTATGCAAGGAGGTACTGGAGCAGGGCCAGACGTTGTAACAGAACATGCTGGAATTCCAACAATAGCAGCTATAGTAGAAGCAGATGAAGCTTTAAAAGAAATTAATTTAAGAGATGAAGTTAGTTTAGTTGCAGCTGGAGGTATAAGAAGCGGAGCAGATGTTGCAAAAGCTATAGCATTGGGTGCAGATGCTGTATATATTGGAACAGCTGCATTAGTAGCTATAGGTTGTAGAGTTTGTCAAATGTGTCACACAGGCAAATGTAGAAAAGGAATTGCAACTCAAGATCCTATATTAAGAAGACGTCTAGATTATGTAGAAGGAGGAAAAAGAGTTGCAAGATATATTGAAGCAATGACAGAAGAACTCAAAATGTTAACTCAACAAGCTGGAAATACTGACGTTAGAAAATTAGAAAAAGATGATCTTAGAGCATTGAATTTAGAGGCAGCTGCGTTAACTGGTGTTAAAATGGCTGGAATGGATGCACCACTCAAAATTTAGTAAGATAATGCAAAAGAATTT
Coding sequences within:
- a CDS encoding Coenzyme F420 hydrogenase (COGs: COG1035 Coenzyme F420-reducing hydrogenase beta subunit~InterPro IPR017896: IPR007525: IPR001450: IPR007516: IPR 017900~KEGG: mth:MTH193 coenzyme F420-reducing hydrogenase, beta subunit-like protein~PFAM: coenzyme F420 hydrogenase/dehydrogenase beta subunit domain protein; 4Fe-4S ferredoxin iron-sulfur binding domain protein~PRIAM: Coenzyme F420 hydrogenase~SPTR: O26295 Coenzyme F420-reducing hydrogenase, beta subunit homolog~PFAM: Coenzyme F420 hydrogenase/dehydrogenase, beta subunit N-term; Coenzyme F420 hydrogenase/dehydrogenase, beta subunit C terminus), translating into MGGEDKIAMVGTPCQIIAATLMEKYSSQLKRNFPIDIKIGLFCMENFSYEYLKKLLHSYGIKFRDVVSCRIEGSNAYFHLINKDVVSIPLSTLRKSMRKSCKICMDFTSELADISVGSVGSPKGWSTVIIRSEKGLKLVEKAKKAKYIETKMLDADRLNLIEKLAKIKKNKNLEEIKNRERVARPVMYWRIMPEEIFLNEVENYQFKDLKGDVIDVGACVLCGACFFSCPEDIIKIEDRKPEINGKCPPGCNACYIACPRSYVPDCIVNHEDAYSALGNYIEIISARSPFFKGQDGGVVTALLACALSEKIVNKVLIVDKDPEKPWKPLPILTDKIDDVVKASGTKYSVCPIFKALKE
- a CDS encoding glutamate synthase (NADPH) GltB2 subunit (COGs: COG0069 Glutamate synthase domain 2~InterPro IPR017896: IPR013785: IPR001450: IPR002932: IPR 017900~KEGG: mth:MTH194 glutamate synthase (NADPH), alpha subunit~PFAM: ferredoxin-dependent glutamate synthase; 4Fe-4S ferredoxin iron-sulfur binding domain protein~SPTR: O26296 Glutamate synthase (NADPH), alpha subunit~PFAM: 4Fe-4S binding domain; Conserved region in glutamate synthase) — encoded protein: MPFKVERKENICKRDFDRPGCCWYLCDNRDENLCKDCFSCYNNCPHNVYEIINGEPFPIWHERCVGCRICEEMCPNNAIEVHAVPEDRRNVWSYADLVEIQRKAEEGTYKVRGCGATRKVPTFDDLVIVPAQVSRPPIDKYREPCNTKVVLGDRYAEKPLELDTPIMIAAMSFGAISKEAKIALAMGATLAGTATNTGEGGMLPEERKYASKLIAQYASGRFGVSAEYLNNADAIEIKIGQGAKAGMGGHLLGEKVVAEVAEIRMIPEGTDALSPARHMDIVGPEDLSMKISQLREITDWKVPIIVKFTSGRVSDDVKIAAKAGADIVVVDGMQGGTGAGPDVVTEHAGIPTIAAIVEADEALKEINLRDEVSLVAAGGIRSGADVAKAIALGADAVYIGTAALVAIGCRVCQMCHTGKCRKGIATQDPILRRRLDYVEGGKRVARYIEAMTEELKMLTQQAGNTDVRKLEKDDLRALNLEAAALTGVKMAGMDAPLKI
- a CDS encoding glutamate synthase (NADPH) GltB1 subunit (COGs: COG0067 Glutamate synthase domain 1~InterPro IPR017932: IPR000583~KEGG: mth:MTH191 glutamine PRPP amidotransferase~PFAM: glutamine amidotransferase class-II~SPTR: O26293 Putative glutamine amidotransferase MTH_191~PFAM: Glutamine amidotransferases class-II); the protein is MCGIAGIVCKDKKVHNVGKLMTKMLQTLQHRGPDSAGFAIYGGLKLKKNEYLLNIEVKEKPGLLDSVKKVIESVTKIKKEKIIPSVEEYVIYRCIITLNSYSELKPLIVEIDKIEGATVLSGSHSFEMIKDVGSVVEIADRYDTWSKKGTHAIGHTRFSTESIVDRYHAHPFQSYIVPDITVVHNGQITNYWKIRDPLERKGHIFETTNDTECIVHYIADKLADGYSLEEALEESVKDMDGPFSYIIATPTGIGIAKDKLGLRPGVMAEDDNVFAIASEEVALREVVDTRCVEQINPGEVRVYEF
- a CDS encoding Protein of unknown function DUF2142, membrane (COGs: COG4713 membrane protein~InterPro IPR018674~KEGG: cac:CAC0024 hypothetical protein~PFAM: Protein of unknown function DUF2142, membrane~SPTR: Q97N14 Membrane protein, related to Actinobacillus protein (1944168)~PFAM: Predicted membrane protein (DUF2142)), producing the protein MTKVEKIFLIIALIYGILFSFLVPPFQVPDEKWHFYKAFSISEGHIFPTKYVVVPKNVKVVVDTFNSVKDVQKKIYESLNLPITQNKVAVDISNVSIYPPIPYLFSSLIFMALKSFSPLILMYIARLVNLIVWITLLYFAIKITPIHKRLFLALSLMPMTIHQAASLSPDSFTIGISFLAIAVIYNYVFGEEKIKRRDFALILILMLILAFSKPGYALLSLIFLMIPSDKFPKRTKILDFIVIIFVVFSLLVVWCISFKGYYTPSEDPAVRPNLQFNYVVTHPLEFIKILGNTISTKLNLYLIMFVGCFGHLNVYLPEFLVYAYLFMLFFISLSDNAKFEIHNKQKLIAFFTFLLLSFLIFLFEYLTWTPVGYNTILGVQGRYFIPISPLFFMIFHNKTVKKLKIKTNRALTILILFILFCLSFSVFKLLEYYWL
- a CDS encoding glutamate synthase (NADPH) GltB3 subunit (COGs: COG0070 Glutamate synthase domain 3~InterPro IPR012061: IPR002489~KEGG: mth:MTH192 tungsten formylmethanofuran dehydrogenase, subunit C-like protein~PFAM: glutamate synthase alpha subunit domain protein~SPTR: O26294 Tungsten formylmethanofuran dehydrogenase, subunit C homolog~PFAM: GXGXG motif), producing the protein MKEVVIDAESKTPREVNSSLKKLAEKYDRIIIENPNAMHYLAAGLTKKVEVIINGSAGYFVGTMIHGPKIEVKGNAGWFPADNMTKGKVIIHGSAGDGVGQGIYGGTVIVKGDAGSRTGEIMKNGTIIIGGNSGFMTGLFMMGGRIVVLGDLGKDAGESIIRGKIYVRGEIQSLGKNARVEEINVKDEEELNKILNENGFNIKKSEYDEFKKIVPKSKRPFYGKQSEEG